From Drosophila yakuba strain Tai18E2 chromosome 2L, Prin_Dyak_Tai18E2_2.1, whole genome shotgun sequence, one genomic window encodes:
- the LOC6528404 gene encoding uncharacterized protein LOC6528404 isoform X2, translating to MRRKPQNSSHTIPSSRAGDRGGGGGGEVRSTSRLSAVSNNRIPRDHRHLMAMVVSTLPLALLLLLVQTTAGQHESVSQISPKSSSHRNPARQMIESTIADSINGMAEGQSSPLDVNDNETRAERVERSASPILHDRQPIGPNDVHFPEDLEKDVSAGRYFHYNIKPTGTFDNQDEQPERTHQGIRAGKTLTQGGSTSEQSFLGRGDLRPLVSGSPIRPSPSSTATSATAASATQAPHSPRQNGNPDIQDIITGIVKLLNGNVNVHANTQGIRRPSASRINNRGPPRISEAQNLPIDYEAQKPGTSMRPPPYPFDRPERPFITGVPIPEQIVPVRPGFVSNRPPWYRNKPRPPIATSVGGNRRPLPQYKPLPAPPVQSPLQQQDQLDRKNEQEKEKEQPQPTDDVVLPTDTTYDSEFSNEDANAQYIEVSDQDTDATGGEVEDELQPPSPPPSTTRNPPTLPTNPSKKKHKPKPGSEKNKLPEESPQDEGFTTIIETSSVVHTVMGMSSTYVPMSMDSSESLGLDPSTEEVIFMTANRTPSLEPSITSSLGTSSSSNPASAIQPTSSKEHTTTTTTTSSTSTTASTTTPPSTTSTTESVPPNSSNANTNATPPAPYHPRPGIVLDDPEFKPGSRPRPIQRPPAQQTLPLPAVQPTRQHLPPGYGEIFDVTLSAIQGPGPKGSGSQQTINIKPYGSYAAGGGQGDIIVSASGDDGFVSIDGKRTYINLFGDPTDPPAGETTPATRLPQLPGSGSGSGSGAASTPGVGFSSGGGGGSGSSKSPAAPANAVTQSSGGYVVPETEVVDLQGHSKPQGGAPTTNAGPTRPHYRQRPTQPPVRIDTCIVGDDSTCDQAQHERCKTDSGVSSCHCRPGYSRRKHREPCRRVISFHLGMRVDRIYEHRIVWDTKLMDKHSEPFGQLSYESIRALDSAMSMTPYSDEFMEAKVNNIYRGDPNLGGSGVYVNMTIKLDESVETLRPNLRSDVQKHLLGVLHRRNNNIGNSVLYVSSPEGAVSALQDLDECLSPELNDCHPSASCSNTWGSFRCACEAGLRDPWADQPARSGRECQACADSVCNNHGTCSYGEDGAQVCTCDSSHYGAQCEIDGEVLGVAIGASVAAIIIIVLTLVCLIMWSRRWQREQKNAMGSPVFGYMNTAPLKSAGLPQAGYQVTLEDRMRWAQIADVMAQTNHYGAEPIGPTRPSSAMFAYPNLGAMGMGTLGGMSLQSTMQMHPSATLAPPVPLPRRLGLGPRSNGMRTLENSSSSEEEDRADLLGRNFQVPRPKSRSNGSIANQSGIYYDVDYEPSGNGIGNSSVDHLYGSQNQSVTHSSGHSHIPGPQGIPMSTYTSGRAPSSYYMK from the exons ATGCGACGAAAGCCGCAGAACTCATCACACACTATACCATCGAGTAGAGCCGGCGAcagaggcggaggaggaggaggagaggTTCGGAGCACCTCCCGGCTGTCGGCAGTTTCCAACAATAGAATACCAAGAGACCATCGACACTTGATGGCCATGGTCGTGTCGACGTTGCCATtggctctgctgctgctcctcgttCAAACTACAG CTGGCCAGCACGAAAGCGTCTCACAGATTTCGCCCAAGTCGAGCAGCCACCGCAATCCGGCCCGCCAGATGATCGAGAGCACCATTGCGGACTCCATAAACGGAATGGCCGAGGGTCAGTCATCGCCCCTGGACGTAAACGATAACGAAACGCGGGCGGAGCGAGTCGAGCGCTCAGCGTCGCCCATTCTGCATGACCGGCAGCCAATCGGACCCAACGACGTCCACTTCCCGGAAGATCTCGAAAAGGACGTGTCCGCCGGACGGTACTTCCACTACAACATCAAGCCCACGGGCACGTTCGACAACCAGGACGAGCAGCCGGAGCGCACGCACCAGGGGATCAGGGCTGGGAAGACCCTGACGCAAGGCGGCAGCACCTCGGAGCAGTCTTTTTTAGGGAGGGGGGACCTGCGACCGCTAGTGTCGGGGTCCCCGATCCGGCCGAGTCCGAGCAGTACTGCCACCTCAGCGACGGCAGCCAGTGCCACCCAGGCGCCGCATAGTCCGCGCCAGAACGGAAACCCCGACATCCAGGACATCATCACGGGCATCGTCAAGCTGCTGAACGGCAATGTCAATGTCCACGCTAACACACAGGGCATTAGGCGTCCCTCGGCCAGCAGGATAAACAATCGGGGTCCACCGCGGATCTCCGAGGCCCAGAACCTGCCAATCGACTACGAGGCTCAGAAGCCCGGCACTTCCATGCGTCCGCCGCCATATCCTTTCGATCGTCCGGAACGACCCTTCATTACTGGAGTGCCCATTCCCGAGCAGATTGTGCCCGTGCGCCCGGGATTCGTGAGCAACCGTCCGCCCTGGTACCGCAACAAGCCACGTCCACCCATTGCCACCAGTGTGGGCGGCAATAGGAGACCCCTGCCCCAATACAAGCCTCTTCCAGCTCCGCCAGTGCAATCGCctctgcagcagcaggatcaaCTGGATAGAAAGAacgagcaggagaaggagaaggagcagccgCAACCCACTGATGATGTGGTGCTGCCCACCGACACCACATACGACTCGGAGTTCTCCAACGAAGATGCCAATGCCCAGTACATCGAAGTGTCCGATCAGGATACGGATGCTACTGGCGGAGAAGTAGAAGACGAACTCCAACCGCCTTCCCCTCCACCGTCCACAACCAGGAATCCACCAACTCTTCCAACAAATCCCTCTAAGAAGAAACACAAGCCAAAGCCGGGAAGCGAGAAAAATAAGCTACCAGAGGAGTCTCCTCAGGATGAGGGCTTCACAACCATTATTGAGACCAGTTCCGTGGTTCACACCGTGATGGGCATGTCCTCTACTTATGTGCCCATGTCCATGGACAGTTCGGAGAGCCTTGGTCTGGATCCCTCCACCGAGGAGGTGATCTTCATGACCGCCAATCGCACACCCAGTCTGGAACCAAGTATCACCTCTTCGCTGGGCACCTCCTCGTCCTCCAACCCGGCCTCAGCCATCCAACCTACGTCCTCCAAAGAACAcaccacaaccaccactaccaccagcTCCACCTCAACCACTGCCTCGACCACTACCCCGCCATCCACTACGAGTACCACTGAAAGTGTGCCGCCTAATAGTTCCAATGCTAACACCAATGCCACTCCGCCCGCCCCCTACCATCCTCGTCCTGGGATAGTCCTCGATGATCCCGAGTTTAAGCCCGGCAGTCGGCCACGCCCTATCCAGCGACCACCCGCCCAGCAGACACTTCCCTTGCCAGCGGTGCAGCCCACTCGGCAGCATCTGCCACCCGGCTACGGGGAGATCTTCGACGTCACCTTGTCCGCCATCCAGGGACCGGGTCCCAAGGGCAGTGGATCCCAGCAGACGATCAACATTAAGCCATACGGAAGCTATGCGGCGGGCGGAGGTCAGGGCGACATCATTGTGTCGGCATCAGGTGACGACGGCTTTGTCTCGATCGACGGCAAGCGCACTTACATCAATCTCTTTGGTGACCCCACAGATCCCCCAGCGGGCGAGACAACTCCAGCCACGCGTCTGCCCCAGCTGCCGGGCTCCGGATCAGGCTCAGGCTCAGGAGCGGCATCCACGCCGGGAGTTGGCTTCagcagtggtggtggtggtggtagtggcTCATCAAAATCCCCCGCTGCTCCGGCGAACGCGGTTACACAGAGCAGTGGTGGCTATGTGGTGCCCGAAACTGAGGTGGTGGACCTTCAGGGGCACAGCAAGCCGCAAGGTGGCGCGCCCACAACGAATGCCGGACCCACGAGACCCCATTACCGCCAGAGGCCAACGCAGCCGCCAGTGAGGATCGACACCTGCATCGTTGGCGATGATTCCACCTGCGATCAGGCGCAGCACGAGCGATGCAAGACGGACAGCGGCGTTTCCAGCTGCCACTGCAGACCAG GTTACTCACGGCGTAAGCATAGAGAGCCATGTCGGCGGGTCATCTCCTTCCATTTGGGCATGCGCGTGGACCGAATCTACGAGCACCGAATTGTGTGGGACACAAAGCTCATGGACAAACACAGCGAACCCTTTGGACAACTCAGTTACGAATCAATAAGAGCG CTGGACTCCGCCATGTCCATGACGCCCTACTCGGACGAGTTCATGGAGGCGAAGGTGAACAACATCTACCGGGGCGATCCCAATCTGGGCGGCAGCGGAGTCTACGTAAACATGACCATCAAG CTGGATGAAAGTGTGGAAACATTGCGACCCAATCTGCGCAGTGACGTTCAGAAGCATCTTCTGGGTGTGCTCCACCGGCGGAACAACAACATCGGCAACTCCGTGCTGTACGTGAGCTCCCCGGAGGGTGCTGTGTCGGCTCTGCAGGATCTGGACGAGTGTCTGTCACCGGAGCTGAATGACTGCCATCCCAGCGCCAGTTGCAGCAACACCTGGGGCAGCTTCCGCTGCGCCTGCGAGGCAGGACTTCGTGATCCGTGGGCTGACCAGCCGGCGCGATCTGGACGCGAGTGCCAGGCGTGCGCCGACTCCGTCTGCAACAACCACGGCACCTGCAGCTACGGGGAGGATGGTGCTCAGGTGTGCACCTGCGACTCCAGTCACTATGGCGCCCAGTGCGAAATCGACGGCGAGGTGCTGGGCGTGGCTATCGGCGCCTCCGTGGCGGCCATAATCATCATCGTCCTGACCCTAGTGTGCCTGATCATGTGGTCGCGGCGCTGGCAGCGCGAACAGAAGAACGCCATGGGTTCACCAGTGTTTGGATACATGAACACCGCACCCCTCAAGTCCGCCGGATTGCCACAGGCCGGCTACCAGGTGACCCTGGAGGACCGCATGCGGTGGGCCCAGATAGCCGACGTCATGGCCCAGACGAACCACTACGGG GCTGAGCCCATCGGACCCACTAGACCTTCGTCGGCGATGTTTGCCTACCCGAACCTGGGCGCCATGGGAATGGGCACCCTGGGCGGGATGTCCCTTCAGAGCACCATGCAAATGCATCCCAGTGCCACTCTGGCTCCTCCAGTGCCATTGCCCAG AAGACTTGGCCTGGGTCCCCGCTCAAATGGAATGCGCACCCTGGAGAACTCCAGTTccagcgaggaggaggatcGCGCCGATCTGCTGGGACGCAACTTCCAAGTGCCACGTCCCAAGAGTCGCAGCAATGGCAGCATAGCG AACCAATCTGGCATCTACTACGATGTGGACTACGAGCCGTCCGGAAATGGGATCGGCAACTCCAGCGTGGACCACCTGTACGGGTCGCAGAATCAGTCCGTGACGCACTCCTCGGGCCACAGCCACATCCCGGGACCCCAGGGCATCCCGATGAGCACGTACACCTCCGGGCGAGCTCCTAGCAGCTACTACATGAAGTGA